In Chitinibacter sp. SCUT-21, a single genomic region encodes these proteins:
- a CDS encoding SDR family NAD(P)-dependent oxidoreductase, with amino-acid sequence MKLAIIIGGSRGLGLAVCEQYRSAGWQVLECSRSGRGEGHIDLDLANIDLSTYTSVLRQLAVQDWDEVVLINNAATITPIKPLAKQSHAALLEALQINFISAISLIHGFVVAFAQHRARKVVAQISSGAAQRPIASWSTYCACKAGLDHFMAVLAQEQRVAKHPILAIVIDPDVMDTDMQAQIRASTNDDFADLPRFIARKEQGLLRTPDEVARFCLQAIALAEQGCRYDIELGL; translated from the coding sequence CGGCTCACGCGGCTTGGGTTTGGCTGTATGCGAACAATATCGAAGCGCGGGCTGGCAGGTGCTGGAGTGCTCTCGTTCAGGTAGGGGTGAGGGGCATATTGATCTGGATCTTGCCAATATTGATCTATCAACCTATACCTCAGTATTGCGACAGTTGGCCGTGCAAGACTGGGACGAGGTGGTTTTGATAAATAATGCAGCCACGATTACGCCGATTAAACCGCTCGCCAAACAAAGCCATGCTGCACTGCTTGAAGCTCTGCAAATTAATTTCATTTCGGCAATTAGCTTGATTCATGGCTTTGTCGTCGCATTTGCACAACATCGTGCGCGCAAAGTGGTTGCGCAAATTTCATCGGGGGCGGCTCAGCGGCCAATTGCAAGCTGGAGTACTTATTGTGCGTGCAAGGCTGGCCTCGATCACTTTATGGCGGTGTTGGCGCAGGAGCAAAGAGTGGCAAAGCACCCAATTCTGGCGATTGTGATTGATCCAGATGTGATGGATACCGATATGCAAGCGCAAATTCGTGCCAGTACAAACGATGATTTTGCTGACTTGCCGCGTTTTATTGCACGCAAAGAGCAGGGGCTGTTGCGTACTCCTGACGAGGTGGCAAGATTTTGCCTTCAGGCTATAGCGCTGGCCGAACAGGGGTGCCGCTACGACATCGAGCTGGGTTTATAG